The Leptolyngbya sp. 'hensonii' genomic sequence CCCCGCGACTKCTCCAGAACCACAACCCGCAACCCCGCTCCCTGCAGGAGCTGAGCACAAGCCAGACCAGCCAGACCAGCCCCAATCACCGCCACATCAACAGCCATCATCCCACCATCCCCATACCACCTCATCCGCCCCCCAGTATCGCCTCCCCAGGCAAACTTAGAGTAAAACAGATCTGAGCCACTCTACACCAGGTCCTCCCATGACGACCCAACTCTCCTCCCGCATCGACAAAGTTAAAGTCCACGCCGCCGGAGCCACCATCACCCGGATCGCCGAACTCCAAGCCCGATCGGGATTCGTCGAAATCACCGACCTACCCCTGACCCTGGACGACAGCAGCGTGCGCGTCCAAGTCAAAGGAGACAGCCCCCTGCCGATCGCCGCCGACTTCCGAATTGGCCTAGCCGTTCCCCCCCGCACCGAAACCTATCCCACCCCAGCCGAGGCTGAACTCGAAGCCGCGATCGACCAGGTTCACCGCCTGGAAGACCTGATCGCCCTGATCAACCAGGAGATGCTCACCCTAACCGACCTACAGGTGCCCGATCGACCCGATGGCGAGGAAGGGAAAGCTCCTCCCCCCTCTCCCCTGAGTGCCCGTCTGGCCCTAGCCGACTTCACCACCGAACAGTTACAGGCGCGCTTACAGGAACGACGGAACATTGAGGAACAACTGCGCCTAGCGCGGGAACATCGGGCTGATTTAGAACAGAGAAAAGCCCTGGCCTCAACCGCTCAGACAGCTCGTCCCCACGAATTGCGTAAGACCCTAGTCATCCGCCTCAGCGATCGGGAACCCGCCTCCCTGCCCTCCGCCTCCCTGCGCTTGCTGGTGGAATACTTTGTCCCCGGTGCCCGCTGGACCCCCACCTACGTCTGCCGCTTGGAAAGCCGCACCTCCACCGCCACGATCTCAGTTCGCGCCTTCATCTGCCAGCGCACCGGCGAAGACTGGTCCGGCGTGCGTCTGGAACTCTCAACCGCTGATCCAATCGCCTGGTGTGCCCTCCCCGAACTTCCCGCTCGACGGATTGGCCGGGTCCAGCCCCCCGTTCATAAATCCGGTTGGCGCAGACCCCCCATCGGAGCTGGGGGACTCTTCGAGGATTACGATCGACAACGGCAGGCAGCCCTGGCCACGGTGAAACAGCCCCCAGTCTCCGATCTGGTGCTGCCTGATCTGGTCAGCCCCGTTCCGCTAACAGCGGATACGGTGGTCTTCAGAACATCAGATGGGGTTTACCCCAGACAGAAGGATGCCAGGGAGGAAGAATGGGTTTTTGGCTCGATCGAAGATGAATCTGATGCAAAGGACTGGTTTTCAGAAGCCACTGGGTTTGAAGAGGGGGCACTCCGGAGTGCAGACAGACCGCGGGATAGGGCTAAATCTGCGAAAAGAGAAGTCCAGTCTGCCCCGATGACCCCACCGCCTCCTGTTGCAGCCCCAGGGAGAGGGCTGCTCCAACGGGTGTCCAAAGCCGCTGTCCCCACATCCCAGGCATTGGTATCAGTTGCGGAAGCAGCCCCCTTGCATGATGCTTTTCCAGCCCTGGAGGTTGCTCCAGCATTGCCCACCTACTTCCTGATGCGATTGGGATCCGCCGACGATCGGGTCCGGCGGGGCAAACTGGCGATCGTCCGGCAGGAAGAATTTTATCTGGAGATCTTACAACAGCGCCAAATTACGGTTTCTTTCAGCGTCATGGAAGTCATCCAGGAGGCAGTTGCCCATGCCCAGCATTGTCTTAACCTCCCCCTCCCTCCAGGAGGCATCGCAGTGCGGCAAGCCGCCGGATCCTTTGACTATGCCTACAGTGCCGACGGGCGGGTGGATGTAGCGTCCGATGGATCGTTCCATTCCGTTGCCCTGACCAGTCGCAGCACTCAGGTGGATCTGCGGTATGTGGTGGTCCCCCGGGAAGACACCAGTGCCTTTCGAATTGCCCAGCTCCGTAACCCCCTAGCCGCTCCCCTCCTGAGTGGACCGGCGGAGGTGTATGTGGACGGGGAATACGTGCTCACGACCAATATTGCCCCAGTTCCTCCCTTGGGCCAGATGGAACTGGGACTGGGGGTAGAACAGGCAATCAAAGTCGCTCGCAATACCTTTTTCCAGGAAGTGCGATCGGGCAAAGTGTTAGTGGCCTTCAACAAGTTCCGCCACCGGATCGATATCGAAATTGCCAATCGTCTGCCTCGTCCCGCCCGAATGGAAGTGCGGGAACGGATTCCCGTCCCCCAACCCAACGCCAAAGTCGAAGTCCAGGTAGATCAGGTCACCCCAGAATGGGAGAAATACGAACAGGTGGAGCGGGAGACTCCGATCCAGGGGGGGTATCGCTGGCAGGTTTCAGTTCCACCCGGCGAGACGATCGCCCTTTCGGCCCATTACACGATCAAAACCTACGCCGACAACGAAATCGTCGGCGGCAACCGCCGGGAATAGGAATTTTTGGGTGGTAGAGACGCGATTAATCGCGTCTCTACCACCCAAAAATTCGGTGCAGGTCCAGGACAAATCCCGGCAACACCGTTTCCCCGGAAAGTTCAGCGGGTTGATCCAGGATTTCCACCGATCGCCCTGGCCGATAAATTTCCACCTGGCGCGTTTTCGGATCAATCAGCCAGCCCAGGCGACTGCCATTGTCCAGGTACTCCTGCATTTTCGCCTGCAGATCCTCTAGACGATCGGTCGGCGACATCAGCTCCAACACAAAATCTGGGCAAAGGGGAGCAAATCCCTGGCGCTCCTGGGGCGTCAGAGCCTTCCAGCAGGATTGTTCCACCCAGGCCGCATCCGGAGCCCGAATCGCCCCATTGGGCAGACGAAACCCGGTGGAAGAATCAAACACTCTGCCCAGATTAGCCTGCCGATTCCAGATGCCAATGTCGATCGTCAGTTCGGCACTGTAACTTCCCCCCTCACTACCTGTGGGTGACATCACCAGTAACTCCCCTGTAGCAGTTCGCTCCAGACGCAACTCTGGGTTGGCCTGAACAATCTCCAGAAATTGGTCCTCAGTCACCTTTAAGGTTGCGGGGATATAGACCGGAACAGATTGCATAGGAACTCAACCGTTTAATTTCTGAGCCAGCAGTTCATTGGTCAACTTCGGATCGGCCCGTCCGCCCGTTTCCTTCAGGACTTTCCCCACAAAGAAGCCCAGGAGTTTGGTCTTACCGGCCCGGTACTGCTCCAGTTCCTTGGGATTGGCGGCAATCACCGCGTCGATCGCTGCTTCGATCGCTCCCGCATCCGAAATTTGCACCAACCCTTTCTGCTCCACCAATTCTTTGGCTGAACCACCGGTAGTCAAAAGTTCCGGCAGGATGTCCTTGGCAATCTTGGAACTGATCGTGTTGTCTTCAATCAGGCCCACCAGTTCGGCCAGACCTTCCGGCTTCAGAGGAATCTCCGTAATACTCAACTTCTGGGCATTCAGGTAAGCCGCAATCTCTCCCATGACCCAGTTCGCTACCAGCTTGGGGTTACCTCCCGCCCCGATCGCCGCCTCAAAGTAGATTGCCACGGTGCGATCATCCGTCAACACCCGCGCATCATAAGCAGATAAGCCCAGATCTTCCTCATAGCGGTGGCGCTTGGCTGCAGCGAGTTCCGGCAATTCTGAGCCCCACTGTTCCAGTTGTTCGACCGTGACTTCGATCGGAGCCAGATCCGGTTCCGGGAAGTAGCGATAATCACTGGAGCCTTCCTTCACCCGCATGCTAATGGTGCGCTGGGAGCCTTCTTCCCACAGGCGCGTCTCCTGAATAATGGGTTCTCCCGCTGCGATCGCCTCAATCTGACGCTCGATCTCATAGTCGATCGCCCGCTGAATGGCATTGAAGGAATTCATGTTTTTGATTTCCACCTTGACGCCAAATTCTTTTTGGCCAACAGGACGCACGGAAATGTTCACATCGCAGCGTAAAGACCCTTCCTGCATGTTGCCATCACTAACCCCGATGTAGCGCACGATCCGGCGCAGTTCCTGGGCATATTCAGCAGCTTCCTGGCCAGAGCGCAAATCAGGTTCGGACACAATCTCAATCAAAGGAACACCGGCCCGGTTGTAATCCACCAGGGAGAAAGTCGAGCCGGACAACCGATCGCTGCCCCCATGCACCAGTTTCCCCGCATCCTCTTCCATGTGCAGACGGGTAATGCCAATTCGCTTCCGGCTAGGTTGGCCAGCCTCATCCAGGGTTTCAATTTCTAGCCAGCCATGCTCAGCGATCGGCAGATCGTACTGAGAAATTTGATAATTTTTGGGCAAATCCGGATAGAAATACTGCTTCCGGTCAAATTTACTGTAGGCAGCAATTTGACAGTTCAGAGCCAATCCAGCTTTAACAGCGTACTCCAACACTTTCTCGTTTAAAACCGGCAACACTCCTGGCAGCCCCAGACAAACAGGGTCAATTTGGGTATTGGGGACTGCTCCAAAAGTGGTCGAGCTACTGGAGAAAATTTTGGTGTTAGTGCTGAGTTGACAGTGGGTTTCCAGGCCAATGACAGCTTCATAGCGAGTTTTGGCTGGCGCAGCGGTGGTCATGGAATTGCTCTCTCAGTAACGATCTGCTCCATTTTAAAGCAATCCTCTGCCTACAACCTATAAAACAATTGGATCAGACCTGTCCCATAGGTTTTCACATCCTGCAATTCCAATGGTGTTTCGAGGGTGGCATCGCGGGTAATGAGCGGAATCCCATCTCCCAGAATGATGGGATGAACGGAAAGGATCAGTTCATCCAGAAAACCCTGTTGAATGAACCAGCAGGCCAAATCTGAACCCCCAACCAACCAAATATCTCGACCGTCAGATTGACGCAAGGAGGTGACAAAACTTTCTAAATCAGAGCCAATAAATGTGACATTTTCATTGTCTTGACCCTCTAGAGATTTAGAAAAAACAAAGCTTTCCTTATCTTGATAGGGGTATTCTCCTTCACTCAAACGCATGGATACATCATAAGTTTTACGGCCCATAATCACCGTATCCACCTGATCATAGAATTCTGTATATCCATAATCTTGATCGGTGAAAAGCCATTCCACATCCTCATTTTTTCGAGCAATATAGCCATCCAGGCTAGAAGCAATAAACAATTTGATTGAACGCATAGTGACTGAAAAACAGGAACTTTTCCAACTTATAGCAGTTTTTCAGGATGCGCTAAACTGCCAGATCAAGGGTTTCCAGCTCCAGCAGATATTGCATGGATATTGATAGCATCCTGCCTCAATACAAAACCTATTGAGTAGAATCAATCGCATCATTCCCGATTGCACGATCATCACTTTCATTCTGTGAATCTTGCTTCGCCCCTAGCCCCATTCAAAATGGCCAGGGAGAACGCGGGGATCATTTTCTCCCAGACATCTCGCCATTTTCCTATCTCCGCATTAGTATGAAGGGGTGACTAATATCTACCATCCCTTACGATCCCTAAGGGAGGGTCACTGGTTCAAGTTGATCTGCGGAGCCAGCTTTCAACACCTCCCTGCCGTTCGGAATCTCACTCTGGCTTTTACTCTAGCTGGAGCCGATTGCATTGATGTCGCTGCTGATCCAGCTATCATCACTGTGGCTCAAGCAGCCATGCAAATGGCCAGCCAGATTGCCACCTCAGCAGACGGGTATTCTGGCCGCCCCGCAGGATTACCCTGGTTGATGGTCAGCTTGAATGATGGAGAAGACCCCCATTTTCGCAAAGCTGAATTTGATCCAGGCTTGTGCCCAGCAGATTGTTCCCGTCCCTGTGAGATGATCTGTCCGGCTCAGGCCATCGTCTTCGATCGTCCCAATGGTCATTCTGGTGTCCTCTCCGATCGCTGCTACGGCTGCGGTCGCTGTCTGCCGATCTGTCCGGTGCAGCAGATCACCACCCGGTCCTTCATGGTAGACCCCGCCTCCCTGGCTCCCCTGGTGCTGCAGGGGGTGGATGCCCTGGAAATCCACACCCAGGTGGGGCGATGGACCGAGTTTCGGCAGTTGTGGCAGGCGATCACCCCCTGGACTGCCCACCTGAAACTAATTGCGATTAGCTGTCCGGATGGCGAGGGCCTGATCGACTATCTCTGGTCCCTTTACGACCTGATCACGCCCTTACCCTGCACGTTGCTCTGGCAGACCGATGGGCGGCCTATGAGTGGGGACATCGGCGATGGGGCCACCCGGGCTACAGTCAAACTGGGGCAAAAAGTGCTGGCTGCTGGTTTGCCCGGTTATGTTCAACTGGCTGGCGGTACAAACAGCCACACGGTTGAGAAGTTGAGAACTCTGGGATTACTGCATCAACGACCTGGAGTCCTGGCACAGCAGCCGGGAGAGGATTCTCCATCTATCGCCGGGATTGCCTATGGCAGTTATGCCCGGGTGCTACTCTCCCCCATTTTGGAAAAGCTGGAGGCCCTTTCCATAAGCCATCTGGAGGCAGTCCCCGAACTGCTGCAGGAGGCGATCGACCGGGCTGCGTCCCTGGTGTCTCAGTTAAAGTCAAGCGTCCGATACTACGATCCTGTTCCCTTTCGATAGCCCGGAAGTTATTGAACCGTCACTAAATCAAAGATGCAAATTACAGACGATCTGGACAAACTGCTGGAAATTCTCC encodes the following:
- a CDS encoding FAD-dependent oxidoreductase, which codes for MRWYGDGGMMAVDVAVIGAGLAGLACAQLLQGAGLRVVVLEXSRG
- a CDS encoding DUF4139 domain-containing protein, with product MTTQLSSRIDKVKVHAAGATITRIAELQARSGFVEITDLPLTLDDSSVRVQVKGDSPLPIAADFRIGLAVPPRTETYPTPAEAELEAAIDQVHRLEDLIALINQEMLTLTDLQVPDRPDGEEGKAPPPSPLSARLALADFTTEQLQARLQERRNIEEQLRLAREHRADLEQRKALASTAQTARPHELRKTLVIRLSDREPASLPSASLRLLVEYFVPGARWTPTYVCRLESRTSTATISVRAFICQRTGEDWSGVRLELSTADPIAWCALPELPARRIGRVQPPVHKSGWRRPPIGAGGLFEDYDRQRQAALATVKQPPVSDLVLPDLVSPVPLTADTVVFRTSDGVYPRQKDAREEEWVFGSIEDESDAKDWFSEATGFEEGALRSADRPRDRAKSAKREVQSAPMTPPPPVAAPGRGLLQRVSKAAVPTSQALVSVAEAAPLHDAFPALEVAPALPTYFLMRLGSADDRVRRGKLAIVRQEEFYLEILQQRQITVSFSVMEVIQEAVAHAQHCLNLPLPPGGIAVRQAAGSFDYAYSADGRVDVASDGSFHSVALTSRSTQVDLRYVVVPREDTSAFRIAQLRNPLAAPLLSGPAEVYVDGEYVLTTNIAPVPPLGQMELGLGVEQAIKVARNTFFQEVRSGKVLVAFNKFRHRIDIEIANRLPRPARMEVRERIPVPQPNAKVEVQVDQVTPEWEKYEQVERETPIQGGYRWQVSVPPGETIALSAHYTIKTYADNEIVGGNRRE
- a CDS encoding Uma2 family endonuclease, with the translated sequence MQSVPVYIPATLKVTEDQFLEIVQANPELRLERTATGELLVMSPTGSEGGSYSAELTIDIGIWNRQANLGRVFDSSTGFRLPNGAIRAPDAAWVEQSCWKALTPQERQGFAPLCPDFVLELMSPTDRLEDLQAKMQEYLDNGSRLGWLIDPKTRQVEIYRPGRSVEILDQPAELSGETVLPGFVLDLHRIFGW
- the gatB gene encoding Asp-tRNA(Asn)/Glu-tRNA(Gln) amidotransferase subunit GatB; translated protein: MTTAAPAKTRYEAVIGLETHCQLSTNTKIFSSSSTTFGAVPNTQIDPVCLGLPGVLPVLNEKVLEYAVKAGLALNCQIAAYSKFDRKQYFYPDLPKNYQISQYDLPIAEHGWLEIETLDEAGQPSRKRIGITRLHMEEDAGKLVHGGSDRLSGSTFSLVDYNRAGVPLIEIVSEPDLRSGQEAAEYAQELRRIVRYIGVSDGNMQEGSLRCDVNISVRPVGQKEFGVKVEIKNMNSFNAIQRAIDYEIERQIEAIAAGEPIIQETRLWEEGSQRTISMRVKEGSSDYRYFPEPDLAPIEVTVEQLEQWGSELPELAAAKRHRYEEDLGLSAYDARVLTDDRTVAIYFEAAIGAGGNPKLVANWVMGEIAAYLNAQKLSITEIPLKPEGLAELVGLIEDNTISSKIAKDILPELLTTGGSAKELVEQKGLVQISDAGAIEAAIDAVIAANPKELEQYRAGKTKLLGFFVGKVLKETGGRADPKLTNELLAQKLNG
- a CDS encoding dihydrofolate reductase family protein, whose translation is MRSIKLFIASSLDGYIARKNEDVEWLFTDQDYGYTEFYDQVDTVIMGRKTYDVSMRLSEGEYPYQDKESFVFSKSLEGQDNENVTFIGSDLESFVTSLRQSDGRDIWLVGGSDLACWFIQQGFLDELILSVHPIILGDGIPLITRDATLETPLELQDVKTYGTGLIQLFYRL
- the ldpA gene encoding circadian clock protein LdpA; translated protein: MTNIYHPLRSLREGHWFKLICGASFQHLPAVRNLTLAFTLAGADCIDVAADPAIITVAQAAMQMASQIATSADGYSGRPAGLPWLMVSLNDGEDPHFRKAEFDPGLCPADCSRPCEMICPAQAIVFDRPNGHSGVLSDRCYGCGRCLPICPVQQITTRSFMVDPASLAPLVLQGVDALEIHTQVGRWTEFRQLWQAITPWTAHLKLIAISCPDGEGLIDYLWSLYDLITPLPCTLLWQTDGRPMSGDIGDGATRATVKLGQKVLAAGLPGYVQLAGGTNSHTVEKLRTLGLLHQRPGVLAQQPGEDSPSIAGIAYGSYARVLLSPILEKLEALSISHLEAVPELLQEAIDRAASLVSQLKSSVRYYDPVPFR